CTTCACCGCCCAGGTCATCCGCAACGTCACCATCGCCCCCAGCTCAGCCCGCGTAGCCGACTACTTCACCCTCCTCGGCCAGAAACAAATCTCCAACGCCGTCGACGCCTCCAACTTCGTCCTCCTCGGCATGGGCCATCCCACCCACGCCTTCGACCTCGACAAGATCGAAGGCGGCATCGTCGTCCGCCTCGCCCACAAGGGAGAGAAGTTAAAACTCCTCGACGGCACCGACCGCACCCTAGAAGCCGACGACCTCGTAGTAGCCGACGAAAAGAAGGCCCTCGCGCTGGCCGGAGTCATGGGTGGCTGGGACTCCATGATCACCCCCGAGACAAAGAACATCCTCGTCGAATCCGCCTGGTTCGACCCCGCCACCGTCCGCCGCAGCTCGCGTCGCCACGGCCTCCACACCGACGCCTCCCACCGCTTCGAGCGCGGCGCAGACTTCAACGCTGCCCCCATCGCCAACGCCCTCGTCACCCAGCTCATCCTGCAAAGTGGAGTAGCCGAAGCCCCGCAGAACGGCAAACCCGAAGGCGAACTCATCGACCTCATCGACCCCGAAGTCGAAGCCCGTACAGCATCGCGTCCACCCATCGAGCTCTCCGTCAAACAAGTCCAGCGCCACCTCGGCACCACCATCGACCCGCAAGGCATCACCTCCGAGATCGTCGCCCAGTACCTCACCTCGCTAGGCTGCAATCTCCTCCTCCACGGCCTGCGTGACGATCAAGCCGTCTACTCCACCAGACTCCCAAGCTGGCGTCTCGACCTCGAGCGCGAGATCGACCTCATCGAAGAGGTAGCCCGCGTCTACGGCTACAACCGCTTCGCCAACACCCTCCCCGCACCCGGCGTAGTCCTCACCCAACCCACCGCAGCCAAAGAAGCCGCCGTCCGCACCCGCCTCCTCGCCCTGGGTTTCAGCGAATCCATCTCCAGCACCTTCGCCAGCCAACAAGACTCCGACCTCTTCTACGCAGCCGCGCGCGCACAAAATCCGGGTGCCCCACATCTCGACTCTGAGATGTGGGCATCGTCCGAACCGGGGTCCCCGACGAGCGCCTTTGCTCGTGGGGGTGGAGAAGGACGACCGCTCCCTTCCACTCCCCGCGCAATCGTCCCCCTCGAGAACCCCCTCTCCGAAGAGGCCTCCCTCCTCCGCCCCTCACTCATCCCCGGCATGGTCACCATGCTCGCCCACAACCTCAACCGCGACGTCCGCGAGGTCCGCCTCTTCGAGCAGGGCCAGGTCTTCACCGCCACCATCCCCGCCGACGCCAGCTACATCTCCAACGTCCACGAGTCCCCTCAGCTCTCCCTCGGTCTCACCACCGCCACGCCTCAACCCACAGCCCCGCTCCAAGTCGCCGCCGATGCCCCCTTCTTCGAGCTCAAGGGCGCCATCGAATCCCTCCTCTCCCTCTTCGACCTGAACGCGGCAAGGGACACCTTTCCACCCCGCGTTCTAGCGTCAGAGAAAGAGTCGTCATCTCAACCGGAGGCAGCAAGTAACGTCTTTGCACCCCAAGGTCAAATGTCAGAGAAAGAATTGTCATCTCGAACGGAGGCGGCGCTTTTGCCGCCGGAGCGGAGAGACCCCCGCATTTCGTCCGTACAACCGCTTACCTTCTCGGCGACCGCCCCCGACTGGCTCCAGCCCGGCCGCCGCGCAACCACTCTCGTGAACAACCACCCCATCGCCCACTTCGGCGAACTCGCCCACACCCAGCGCGAAGCCCACAAACTCCGCCAGCCCCTCTACCTCGCGCAGCTCGACCTCGCCGCCCTCTACGTGCTCCCCCTCAAGAAAATTACAGCCCACGATCTCTCGCGCTACCAGGCCGTCGAGCGCGACTTCTCCTTCGTCTTCCCCGACGCCACTCAATGGCAAACCGTCTCCGACGCCATACACGCCCTCGCCATTCCAGAACTCCAAAGCCTCAAGCCAATAGAAGTCTGGCGCGACCAGAAGAAGCACCCCGGCGTCTACTCGCTCCTCCTCCGCACGGTCTTCCAATCCAACGACCGCACCCTCCGCGAAGACGAGCTCACCGACTGGTGGACCCGCATCATAGCCGCCCTCACCGCGCTCGGCGGCACCATCCGCGACGGCGCAGAAACCACCGCCAAAACAAGCTGATCAACTCACCCAATGTCCGCCGGACGAGCGCCCTACGCGGGCAGCGGTCACTTCGTGACATGTATACCCCTTCGGTTGGTCCTCCCGATGGTCGGAATGATGATCCCTCGCGACCAACGGGAGCGCCAAGCGAAGCGGTATACCCACCACGAAGTGGTCGCCGCCCGCGCAGGGCGCTCGTCCGGCAGGACAAGTCTCTGAACCCAAAAATAAATCCCAAAACCCTGTCACATTTTTCACCACTCAAAAACACGCGGCGAAACACCACACTCAGCCACACAAATCACCACACTCACACCACACATTCGCCACATCAAAACCACCCAGAATCGCAAAAACCCCCTGAAAAACAGCCACTCCACCACGACCAGAAAAAAATCCGCAAAAATCCGCACCCAAATAGATTCCACCCCGTTTTTCCCCAGCAAATATCCTCGTCTCCGCCGTCTATACTGAAGACAATATGAGCACCTCCTCAATCAGCATCGATGAATTCCAGGCCCTCGAACAAAAAGTCCTCCGCGCCGTAGAAGTCGTCAAGCGCGAACGTGAAGCCCGCGCCACCGCCGAAGCCGAAGTAGCCACCCTCCGCGCTCAGCTAGCCGAGCAGCAAACCCTCTCCACCATGGTCGAATCCGAACTCACCACCCTCACCAAAGAGCGTGAAGCCGTCCGCCAGCGCGTCGAAAAGATGCTCCAGCAGATGGACGAACTCCTCTAACCCACTACCGCCAAGGAGACCCGATGGCTCAGACTGTAGATGCACAGACTCTCGAAGCTCAGACTCGCGAAACCGCCCAGGCCAGTCAGCCCGCCGCCGAGCCCACGCAGAGCCAGTCCATCGCCGTCGAAATCTACGACCAGATCTACCACCTCCGCGGCACCGACCCCGTCTACATCGAGCGCATCGCCGCCATGGTCGACGCCAAGATGCGCGCCGTCTCCGCCCACGGCAACACCGTCGACTCGCTCCGCGTAGCCGTCCTCGCCGCCCTCAACATCGCCGACGAACTCTGCTGCGCCCGCGACCGCAGCGACAACCTCGCCGGCAGCCTTCAGAACTCCCAGCAATCCCTCCGCTCCCGCGCCGGCAACCTATCCCACCTCCTCGACGAACTCCTCGAAGACCGCAAAGTCGGCTAAAGCGAATAAGCCGCGATGCCCAGTTGATGCCAGCACGTCCACCCATAAGGTTGGATAGCATCTTGAATAGCATCAAGGTTGCATAGCATCCAGGAAAAACTCAGATAAACTTGGTCCGCATCCAGACTTCCCTGTAGAGAAAGAACGGGCCAGACCATGAGTCAGTGGAACAAGATCACCTCCGCCGTAACTGTCCTCCTTCTCGCCACCGCCGCCCACCCTCTCTTCTCTCAAAGCACACCACTCGACCCAACCGTCAGCGCCGCCCTCGACGAAGGCAAGAAGTTTGAGCAGCGCCATCAGCTCACCTCTGCGCTCGACAGCTACCGCAAGGCCCTCAAGCTAACCAAAGGCAAGTGCGCCGACTGCCTCCAGGCCATCTCCAACCTGCAGCTCGCGATGGAGCTGCCAAAAGACGCCGCCTCCTCCGCCGCTGCATGGGCCGTGCAAGCCGCAGCTCCAGCCGACAAGGCCAACGCCGAGTACCTCCAGGCCTACGCGCTTCTCCTCCAAAGCCGTCAAAAACCCAAACCGAATGACCCGCTGCTCCTCCAGGCCGATGAGGTCTTGAAGCGCGCCGCAGCCGACAACCCAGCCAACCCCAACATTCACATGCTCGACGGCCGCATCCTCGCCACTCTCAAAAAGGATGCCGAAGCAAAGGAAGAATTCACAGCCTGCGCCGCGAACTCACAGGCAACCTCCGCCGACTGCCTCCGAGCCAAAAACTTTGCCAACGATGTGAGCCTCGCGCGAGGCGAACTGGCTCCAGGCTTCTCCATCACCAAAGCCGACGGGTCCGCCGTCACCCTCGACTCCCTCGCCGGCAAAGTCGTACTCATCGACTTCTGTGCTACCTGGTGCCCAGCCTGCGTCAAAGATCTCGACTACATCCAGTCCATCGCCGAAGAGTTCGACAAAGATCACTTCGTCCTGCTCGGCATCAGCTCCGACGGCGATGAAGCCAAGTGGAAGCGCTATCTCGCAGACAACCGCATGCTCGGCCTTCAGGTTCGCGACGGCAATCACTCCGTCTCCGACACCTTTCACGTCTCCGGCATCCCCACCTACGTCGTTCTCGATGTCAACGGCATGGTGCAGATGCGCGCCACCGGAGCCGAAGGCGACCTCCGCGCCAAAGTACGTTCTCTCCTCGCAAAACCCGCCGTCCAGACCGCCTCGTCTCATTGAAAACAAAACGCAATACTCCCGGCAGGACGCCGTCGAGTTGCGAATCTCCTCACATCCCGTTAGCATCCAAACTAAGAACGCCGGCCTGCAAAGCAGGTACGCGAACAACGCTGGTTGAACCAACATTCATTGAACAGGGGCCTGGCTCGTAGACATGGTTCGGTGTGCAGTCCTCCAGTCAGGAACGCCTAAAGAGCCACGGCAGGGTCCCGCCGTCTTAGGACGGGTTCACCAGCGCTTCGACGTACGGCCCAGTGGGTCGGTCTTCTTCCTTCACACCCCGCGAATCCTTCCTGCCATCTGAGGGAACAAACCAGATGCGTCATCCAGAGCGAAGTGGCTCACGCACTTTGTGAGCCACGCAGTCGAAGGATCCCTGTATTTCGTCTTCGCAAATTCAGACGTGCACCCCTACCTCCTCCACTCCGGCCATCTCCTCCTCCCCACCTTCGGCGTACTCGCCGCACTTGGCCTCATGGCCGCACTCACACTCAGCCTCCGCACCGCCGCCCTCGTCGGCCTCAACCCCGACAGCCTCTGGAACGCCGCCCTCTTCACCCTCCTCTCCGCCTTCGCTCTCTCCCGCATCCTTCTCATCGCCACCAATCTCCACAACTTCCTCGCCTATCCCATCCTTCTGCTCACGGTACCCTCCCTCACCTCCACCGGAATCCTCCTCACCCTTCTAGCCACGCTGATCTATCTCCGCATCCGCAACCTCCCGCTCCTCGACACCCTCGACGCCTGGAGCCCCCCCGCCGCGCTCATCTGGGCCTTCCTCGCCCTCGGCCACTTCGCCGAAGGAAGCGACGCCGGCCTCCCCACCACCCTCCCCTGGGGCATTCACATCCCGCCCATCCGCATCCCGCCCGACCACACCCGCCTTCACCCCGTCGCACTCTACGCCGCCATCGCCGCTGCAATCCTCACGCTGCTCCTCCTCCGCCAACTCAAACACCGCCGTCAACCCGGAGACACAGTCGCCCTGGCCCTGGCCTCCGCAGGCACCCTCCAGTTCCTCCTCACCTTCGTCCGCCAGCCCTACCCGTACACCAGCAGCGCGACCTACATCCTCCTCGACCCCATCCAGTGGATCGCCCTCGGTATGATCGTTGTAGCGGCCATCATCCTGCTGCTGCCAAGAAAGCTGGTCACCCATGCCGTCTAAGAACATGCTCCCCAAGGGCCAGCGCCGCCGCACCGTAAAACCCGAGTACCGCGCCAGCCGCGGCGTAGAAGAGACCGCCCCGCCCCCAGTGCCCGTCCTTGAGTTCGACGAAGTCGAAGAAGACGCCGACGCAGTCCGCACCTTCCTCGCCGACCCTGCCGCCGCCAACCTCCGCCTCGATCTCTACCTCGCCCAGGCCCTCCCAGACATCTCCCGCGCCCGCGTCCAGCTCCTCATCGAAGCCGGCCAGGTTCGTGTCGATGGCAACCCCGCCAAGCCCAAACAAAAGCTCCGCGGCGGCGAGTCCATCGAGATCGAAGGCTCCCCCCAGCCCGCGCCCCTCCACGCCATCCCCGAGGACATCCCCCTCCACATCCTCCACGAAGACAAGTACCTCGCCGTCATCAACAAGCCCGCCGGCATGATGGTCCACGCCGGAGCCGGGACAACGGACGACGTCCGCAACCGCGGCACCCTCGTCAACGCTCTCCTCTTCCACTTCGCCAAGCTCTCCGACGTCGGCGGCGATCTCCGCCCCGGTATCGTCCATCGCCTCGACAAGCTCACCAGCGGCCTCATCCTCGTCGCCAAAGACGACAGCACCCACCGCAAGCTCGGCGACATGTTCTCCCGCCGCCAGGTCACGAAAACCTACCTCGCCCTCCTCCACGGCCACCTCAAAAAAGACGACACCACCGTCAGCCTCCCCATCGCCCGCGACCTCATTCGCCGCACCCGCATGACCACTCGCCGCGCCGATGGCCGCACCGCCGTCTCCCACTTCCACGTCCTCGAACGTCTAACGACTCCCCAGGGTCCCTTCACCCTCGTCGAAGTCCGCATCGAGACTGGCCGCACCCACCAGATCCGCGTCCACGCCCAATCCCTCGGCCATCCCGTCGTCGGCGACACCCTCTACGGCGCCCCCCACCTCATCCCCGGCCTCGCCCCCGCCCTCAACCTCGAGCGAAACTTCCTCCACGCCGCGCATCTCTCCTTCACCCACCCGCAGACCGGCAAACCGATGGATCTCGCCGCACCCCTCCCTGTCGAACTAGAGTCGTTTTTGCAAGCAATTCGCACCAATTCGTCCACAATTGAGTAGAATCATCCGAGTGACCGCCCCCAACCGAATGAACCACGCCTCAAGGGTAAAACTCCCCGTGTTTTTACGATCCGCCCTGCTCCCCCTCCTCCTCGCCGCCCCGTCTCTCCATGTGCAGACACTCCATGCGCAGACTACGCTGACTCAAAGGCCCGGCTGGCTGCACCGCCTCTTCGTCTCGTCCAGCGACTCCGCCGCCCCATCCTCCGCTGAAGTCGCCCAGTCTGCGACCACACCAGCGCCAGTATCAACACCAGCGCCCGCGTCCACACCTGCGCCGGCCTCAGCCACACCAACCCCCGCAGCCCAGACTCCGCAGCCCACCTCCTCACTCCAGCCCGCGGCGACTGCAACCCAGACTCCCGCGACCCAAACCCCCGCAACCACAACGCCCACTCAGACCCCAGGCCAAACCACCCCACCCGCTACCGGAGCCCCCCAGGCCCCGCAAGACCAGCCCGTCGACACCATCCGCGTTCAGGTCAACGAAGTCAATCTCATCTTCACCGTCACCGACAAGCACGGAAAGTTCATCACCGGCCTCAAGCGCGAAAACTTCGGTCTCCTCGACGACGGCCGTCCCCCCACCGCCGTTCTCCGCTTCACCCAGCAGACCAACCTCCCCCTGCGCGTCGGCATCATGCTCGACACCTCCAGCTCGATCCGCCAGCGCTTCCAGTTCGAGCAGGACTCCGCTATCGAGTTCCTCCTCCAGATTCTCCACCTCAACGACCGCGCCTTCGTCGAGGGCTTCGACATCGAAACCGACGTCGCCCAGGACTTCACCAACAACGTCGATCTCCTCAACCAGGGCATCCGCAAGCTCCGTCCCGGCGGCGGTACCGCACTCTTCGACGCCCTCTACAAAACCTGCAAAGACCAGATGCTCCCTCTGCAAGAGACCGGAGCCGTCCGCCGCGCCCTCATCCTCGTCTCCGACGGCGACGACAACTACTCCCGCGTCCAGGAGTCCGACGCCATCAAAATGTGCCAGCGCGCCGACACCATCGTCTACACCATCAGCACCAACATCAGCCCCAGCAAAGACAAGGGCGACGACGTTCTCAAAGCCATCTCCGACGCCACCGGCGGCCAGGCCTTCTACCCCACCAGGCTCGAAGACGTAGCCATCGGCTTCCGCAACATCGAAGAGGAGTTGCGCAGCCAGTACCACCTCGTCTACCGCCCCGCCGGTCTCCGCATGGACGGCTCCTTCCGCACCATCTACCTCCAGGCCAACGACCCCCGCTTCAAAGTCCGCGCCCAGAAGGGCTACTTCTCCCCCCGCCCACCCCAATAAACCCCCAGCCACACGACGGAGAACGAAGATGAGAAAAACGCACCGCGTCGCCGTGGCTTTCCTGCTCCTTTCTGTCTTCCCTCTACGTTCGCGTGCTCAACAGAACTCCGCCGCTGTCCCCGGCGCCCCGATGATCCTCACCGGAGCCATCCCTCTTCCAAACGTCAAAGGTCGCATCGACCACTTCGCGTTCGACCCCGCCCACAACCGCCTCTTCGTCTCCGCCCTCGGCAACAACACCGAAGAGATCGTCAGTCTGAGCGCCCAGACCGTCACCCACACCATCCCCGGCATCCCCGCCCGACAAGGCGTCGTCTACTCGCCCGAGATCAACAAGCTCTTCGTCGGAAGCGACCAGGGCAAGCTCTACATCTACGACGGCTCAACCTTCGCGCTCCTCGCCACCCTCGACTTCGGCGAGGACGTCGACAACCTCCGCTACGACCCCGCCGACAAGCGTGTCTACGTCGGCTACGGCGACGAAAAGACTGGCGCCATCGCCATGGTCGATGCAGCCTCCAACCAGCGCCTCCCCGAAGAGTTCAAGCTCGGTGCGCACCCAGAGTCCTTTCAGCTCGCCTCCTCCGGCCCCGAGATCTATGTCAATCTCCCCGGCCTCAAGCAGATCGCCGTCATCAATCGCCACACCCGGGCCATCGCACGTTGGCCCTTGCAGTTTGAGAGCAACTTCCCCATGGCGCTCGACGAGGCAGGCCACCGGCTCTTCGTCGCCACGCGCAGGCCAGCCCGCCTGGCCGTCTTTGACACCAGCACCAGCCACATGGTCGCCGCCCTCCCCGCCGTCCAGGACGCCGACGATCTCTACTTCGACTCCGCCCGCAAGCGCATCTACATCCCCGGCGGTGAAGGCTCCATCAGCATCTTCCAGCAGGACGATCCCGACCACTACAAGCTCCTCGTCAAGCTACCCACCGCCCTCGGCGCACGCACCGCCGGATACTTCGGCAAAGGCAGGAAAGGCTTCGACCGCCTCTACTTAGCCGTCCCCGCCCGCGCCGACCACGGGGCCGAGCTCTGGATCTACACCCTGCAAGACGAGTAAGGATCCGCCCAGATCCCCCCGCGCATCCCCCTCGTACTCCGCTTCGTACTCTCTAGATCGCTGAATAATACTCACAAACCAGGGAAACTCCCGCCTCAGAGTGGTGTCTAATCACCCAGGGGTTCTCTGCCATGAAAATGCGTCCCGTCCTTTTCACTCTCGCCCTCTTCACCGCTGTGGCTATCGCGCAACCACCCGCCGGCCCACCGCCTCCGCCGCTCGACCTCCAGGGCGCGCTCATGAACCTCGCCGACCAGCCCGCCACCCACACCTCCTTCAGCTTCGACCGCAGCATGATCCAGATCGCGCAGAATCTCCTTGAGTCCAACGGCCTCGACGCCAACCGCGCTCCCGCTGCGCTCACCGGCATCTCGATCGACAACTATCGCTATCCGCGCCCGGCCTTCTACACCCCTGAGGCCATGGACGCCATCATCGCCTCCTACAACGCGGC
This sequence is a window from Edaphobacter lichenicola. Protein-coding genes within it:
- a CDS encoding phenylalanine--tRNA ligase subunit beta, with the protein product MNIITPWLRTYVPNIPVDDHKLAEDLTLRGIAVEGIHDLGKSADGKSNGHLFEMDITTNRVDAMNHFGIAREAATIYNLPLAPLNPKLPIGTLVDAPFPVRIASEATGLCGRFTAQVIRNVTIAPSSARVADYFTLLGQKQISNAVDASNFVLLGMGHPTHAFDLDKIEGGIVVRLAHKGEKLKLLDGTDRTLEADDLVVADEKKALALAGVMGGWDSMITPETKNILVESAWFDPATVRRSSRRHGLHTDASHRFERGADFNAAPIANALVTQLILQSGVAEAPQNGKPEGELIDLIDPEVEARTASRPPIELSVKQVQRHLGTTIDPQGITSEIVAQYLTSLGCNLLLHGLRDDQAVYSTRLPSWRLDLEREIDLIEEVARVYGYNRFANTLPAPGVVLTQPTAAKEAAVRTRLLALGFSESISSTFASQQDSDLFYAAARAQNPGAPHLDSEMWASSEPGSPTSAFARGGGEGRPLPSTPRAIVPLENPLSEEASLLRPSLIPGMVTMLAHNLNRDVREVRLFEQGQVFTATIPADASYISNVHESPQLSLGLTTATPQPTAPLQVAADAPFFELKGAIESLLSLFDLNAARDTFPPRVLASEKESSSQPEAASNVFAPQGQMSEKELSSRTEAALLPPERRDPRISSVQPLTFSATAPDWLQPGRRATTLVNNHPIAHFGELAHTQREAHKLRQPLYLAQLDLAALYVLPLKKITAHDLSRYQAVERDFSFVFPDATQWQTVSDAIHALAIPELQSLKPIEVWRDQKKHPGVYSLLLRTVFQSNDRTLREDELTDWWTRIIAALTALGGTIRDGAETTAKTS
- a CDS encoding cell division protein ZapA, with the translated sequence MAQTVDAQTLEAQTRETAQASQPAAEPTQSQSIAVEIYDQIYHLRGTDPVYIERIAAMVDAKMRAVSAHGNTVDSLRVAVLAALNIADELCCARDRSDNLAGSLQNSQQSLRSRAGNLSHLLDELLEDRKVG
- a CDS encoding TlpA family protein disulfide reductase, which produces MSQWNKITSAVTVLLLATAAHPLFSQSTPLDPTVSAALDEGKKFEQRHQLTSALDSYRKALKLTKGKCADCLQAISNLQLAMELPKDAASSAAAWAVQAAAPADKANAEYLQAYALLLQSRQKPKPNDPLLLQADEVLKRAAADNPANPNIHMLDGRILATLKKDAEAKEEFTACAANSQATSADCLRAKNFANDVSLARGELAPGFSITKADGSAVTLDSLAGKVVLIDFCATWCPACVKDLDYIQSIAEEFDKDHFVLLGISSDGDEAKWKRYLADNRMLGLQVRDGNHSVSDTFHVSGIPTYVVLDVNGMVQMRATGAEGDLRAKVRSLLAKPAVQTASSH
- a CDS encoding prolipoprotein diacylglyceryl transferase family protein gives rise to the protein MSHAVEGSLYFVFANSDVHPYLLHSGHLLLPTFGVLAALGLMAALTLSLRTAALVGLNPDSLWNAALFTLLSAFALSRILLIATNLHNFLAYPILLLTVPSLTSTGILLTLLATLIYLRIRNLPLLDTLDAWSPPAALIWAFLALGHFAEGSDAGLPTTLPWGIHIPPIRIPPDHTRLHPVALYAAIAAAILTLLLLRQLKHRRQPGDTVALALASAGTLQFLLTFVRQPYPYTSSATYILLDPIQWIALGMIVVAAIILLLPRKLVTHAV
- a CDS encoding RluA family pseudouridine synthase is translated as MPSKNMLPKGQRRRTVKPEYRASRGVEETAPPPVPVLEFDEVEEDADAVRTFLADPAAANLRLDLYLAQALPDISRARVQLLIEAGQVRVDGNPAKPKQKLRGGESIEIEGSPQPAPLHAIPEDIPLHILHEDKYLAVINKPAGMMVHAGAGTTDDVRNRGTLVNALLFHFAKLSDVGGDLRPGIVHRLDKLTSGLILVAKDDSTHRKLGDMFSRRQVTKTYLALLHGHLKKDDTTVSLPIARDLIRRTRMTTRRADGRTAVSHFHVLERLTTPQGPFTLVEVRIETGRTHQIRVHAQSLGHPVVGDTLYGAPHLIPGLAPALNLERNFLHAAHLSFTHPQTGKPMDLAAPLPVELESFLQAIRTNSSTIE
- a CDS encoding VWA domain-containing protein, with the protein product MTAPNRMNHASRVKLPVFLRSALLPLLLAAPSLHVQTLHAQTTLTQRPGWLHRLFVSSSDSAAPSSAEVAQSATTPAPVSTPAPASTPAPASATPTPAAQTPQPTSSLQPAATATQTPATQTPATTTPTQTPGQTTPPATGAPQAPQDQPVDTIRVQVNEVNLIFTVTDKHGKFITGLKRENFGLLDDGRPPTAVLRFTQQTNLPLRVGIMLDTSSSIRQRFQFEQDSAIEFLLQILHLNDRAFVEGFDIETDVAQDFTNNVDLLNQGIRKLRPGGGTALFDALYKTCKDQMLPLQETGAVRRALILVSDGDDNYSRVQESDAIKMCQRADTIVYTISTNISPSKDKGDDVLKAISDATGGQAFYPTRLEDVAIGFRNIEEELRSQYHLVYRPAGLRMDGSFRTIYLQANDPRFKVRAQKGYFSPRPPQ
- a CDS encoding YncE family protein yields the protein MRKTHRVAVAFLLLSVFPLRSRAQQNSAAVPGAPMILTGAIPLPNVKGRIDHFAFDPAHNRLFVSALGNNTEEIVSLSAQTVTHTIPGIPARQGVVYSPEINKLFVGSDQGKLYIYDGSTFALLATLDFGEDVDNLRYDPADKRVYVGYGDEKTGAIAMVDAASNQRLPEEFKLGAHPESFQLASSGPEIYVNLPGLKQIAVINRHTRAIARWPLQFESNFPMALDEAGHRLFVATRRPARLAVFDTSTSHMVAALPAVQDADDLYFDSARKRIYIPGGEGSISIFQQDDPDHYKLLVKLPTALGARTAGYFGKGRKGFDRLYLAVPARADHGAELWIYTLQDE